In Myxococcota bacterium, the DNA window GTCAAGATCGGCGCACTCGCGACGGACGACGTCGCGCGCAGCGTCGATCTGGGGATGGACCTGCTCGATCCCGAGAAGCGCACGCCGATCGTGATCGACCCCGTGCTCTTCGCGAGCGACGGCAGCGCGTTGCTCGAGCGCCGAGCCTACGGGACGCTGCAGGACCTGATCGGCCGCGCGCATCTCGTGACGCCGAACCTGCCGGAAGCTGCGACGCTCACGGGCAGCGACGTCTCCACCCGCGAGGGGGTCGAGGCCGCGGCCGCCGCGCTCGTGACGGGGATGGGCGCTGGCGCTGCCCTGGTGAAGGGCGGCCACCGCGACGGTAGCCCGGACGACCTGCTCGCTCTGCGCAGCGGCGGCAGCGTCAGCTTCCATTGGCTCGACGGCGAACGCGTCGAGACGGGCCCGGTGCACGGCACGGGGTGTTCGCTCGCGTCGGCGATCACGGCCTTGCTCGCACGTGGCGTTGCACTTCCCGAGGCCGTCGAGGGCGGCCGGCGCTTCGTGCAGAAGGCGCTCCGCAACGCCCAGGAGCACTTCCTGGTCTACTAGCGGGCGGGGTAGAAGGTCCGACGCGATCGGGGCCGCGGTGTCGGGTAGAGACCGGCCGCGCGGAAGAGTTCGGCTGTCTCGTCCCTCGAGAGTCCCGCGAAGAAACGCAGGGCGAACCAGGGGAAGAGGAGCGAGATCACCGCTCCCAGGAAGAAGCCGAAGGCGCCGACGAGGCCCGTCCAGACGTCCGCCTGCGCCAGCGTCAGGCCGAATCGGGCCTGGATCGCTTCACTCATCCACGGCGGCGAGCCCAGGGTCGCCATGGTCGCGAGGAGTGCCCCGAGTGGAGCGGCACCCGCGAGCGCGAAACCGAACCGACGTCGATCCCACCAGAAGAAGTTCGCGACGGAGGGGTCCTTCCGCGAGAACACGAACTCCTCGACGTTCGCCAGGCTCAGGGCGGACCACACGATCCCGAATTGGAGCACCAGGATCTCGGCTTGCTCGGAGGCTTCGAAGGCCTCGAACCCGTAGCTGAGGCCCGCCACCCATCCGACGACCGACAGCAGGTGGGCGATCTGGGCCACCTGCAGGCGCCGGGAATAGAGCGCGCGGGCGGGCCTGGGCTTGAGGCGGATCGGCGTTCGCACCCAGCGCGCCAGGGCCACCGTGCCCAGAAACTGGAGCAGCGCGGCCAGCGTCCCGAGAATCGCTCCGGCGGCCATGTTCGTGCTTCGACGGGCCGCAGCGCGGGCTTGACTCGACTTCGGCTCAGGCCTCGAGGGCGGCGAGCAGCTTCTCCCAGATGCCGTCGAAGGCGCCGTTGCTCATGACGACGGCGACGTCGCCGGGAGCGGCTTCGGCTACGACGTGGTCCACGATCGCGTCGACGTCGGAGATGGCCTCGGCCACGAGCTCTCGGTCTTCGAGATCGGCTGCCAGCTGTGCGGCCGAAAACTTCTCCGTCACCTCGCCAGTTGCGCTGTAGATCGGCGTGTCCGGGACCTCGCGGATCACGATGCGATCGGCGGCGTCGAAGGCCTCGGCGTACTGCTGCTGGAACACCTTGCGGCGGCTGGTGTTCGTGCGCGGTTCGAAGATCGCCACGATGCGACGGCCGGGGTAGCGGGCGCGCACGGCGGTGAGCGTCGCGGCGACGGCCGTCGGATGGTGGGCGAAGTCATCGAGCACGGTCACGCCCGCCGCCTCGCCGCGCACCTCGAGTCGACGTCGTACGCCGCGAAACCCCATCAGCGCGGCCATCGCCCCCTCGAAGGGGACGCCGAGCTCCGTGGCGACGGCCACGGCGGCGACTGCGTTCTCGAGGTTGTGATCCCCGTAGAGCGGGACCAGAGACGCTGTGCCCGGCTGGCCCGGGCGCCGGAGCTGGAAGCGGGTGCCTTCTTCGGTGGCTTCGAGGTCGGTGGCGGCGTAGTCGAGGGAGCGGTTCGCCCCGACGCCGTAGCCCACGACGCGGCAGCGCGCGTCGCGCACGACGTCGGCGACCCCCTCGTGACCCACCGCTGCGATCACCGTGCCGTCTTCGGGCATCTGGCGCAGCAGGGTGCGGAAGGCGTCCTTCACGTGGTCGAGGTCGCGATAGATGTCGGCGTGGTCGAACTCGACCGACGTGATCACCAGCGTCTGCGGGTGGTAGTGGAGGAACTTCGGCGTCTTGTCGAAGAAGGCGGTGTCGTATTCGTCGCCTTCGACGACGAAGTGTTCGCCGTCGCCCTCGCGGAAGGAACCGCCGAAGTCGAGGGCGTGGCCGCCCACGAGCAGCGACGGATCGCAGCCGGTGCGCATCAGGACCGAGCCCACCAGGCTGGTGGTCGTGGTCTTGCCGTGGGTGCCGGTCACGACCACCGAGTGCTTTCCGGCGATCGCCAGTTCGTAGAGGGCGTCCGAGAAAGACCGGTAGGGCAGGCCCTCGTCGAGCACGGCCTTCGCCTCCGGGTTGTCCGGCCGCACCGCGTTGCCGATCACCACGAGGTCGGGATCCTCGGCGGCGACGTTCTCGGCGCGAAATCCCTCGTGGACCCGAATGCCCCAGCCTTCGAGCAGCGTGCTCATCGGCGGGTAGAGCTGGTCGTCGGATCCCGTGACGCGCAGGCCGCGCGCATGGAGCAGGCCCGCGAGGCTCCCCATGCCCGTACCGCCGATGGCGACGAAGTGAACGCTGCGCGGCGCTTCGTTCTTCACGCGATCTCCACGACCCACTCGCGGGAACTCACTCGGCGAGGAAGCCTTCCATGATCAGGTCGTGCACGATCGGACGCAGCTCGAAGCGGCTCTTCTTCGCGACCTGGTGCACCCGATTGGTGAGCATGACGATGATGGCCTCGCGCTCGAGGTCGATCCAGAGTGACGTCCCCGTGAAGCCCAGGTGCCCGATCGACTGAACCGAGAAGTGCTTCCCCGACGACGACTGGCCTTCGGTGGGGGTGTCCCAACCGAGGGCCCAGTCCGATCCTTTCGGCAGCTGCTGGCGTTCGCTGAAGGCGCGGACCGCCTCCTGCGGTAGGACATCGCTGCGCCCGTGCCAGACGTCGAGCCAGGCCTGGGCGAAGCGCATCACCGCGTCGGCCGGAGCGAAGAGGCCGGCGTGGCCGGCCACGCCGCCCATCGACCAGGCGTTGGGGTCGTGGACTTCCCCCCAGAGGATGCGCTCCCGCCACGCGCAGTTCTCTGTGGCGGCGACCCGGCGTCGCAGGGGGTCGGGCAGCTCGGATCCCTCTTCGAGGGGGATGAAGAAGGTGTCGCTGAGACCGAGGGGCTCGGCCACGCACTCGCGGAACACGTCGTCGAGGCGCTGTTGGGTGACGGCTTCGACGACGGCGCCCAGGGTGATGAAGTCGAGGTCGCCGTAGACCGCGGCGGCTCCGGGCTCGTGGACCAGTCCGGAGCGCACGATGCGCTCGATCACGAACTCGCGCCCCGTCGCGGTGCCGAGCCAGCGTTCTCCGGTCTTTTGCTCGCGTTCGACGAGGAGCTCGTGAAACGCGCGCCAGGGCTTCAGCCCCGCGCTGTGGGTCAGGAGGTGGCGGATCGTGACCGCTTCCTTGTCACGCTCGGCGAAGGTCGGCAGGAATTTCGCGACCGGAGCGTCCAGGTCGACGCTGCCCTCGTGCACCAGCTGCATCAGGGTGGTCGTCGTGACCAGTGGCTTCGTGAGCGAGGCGAGATCGAAGATCGTCTCGCGGCTCATCGGAATGCGCTCCGGGCGTACCACGGCCAGGCCGCGGACCGAGACGTGCTCGATGACCTCGCCCTCGCGCGGCATGCGTGCGAGGACGACGGCCCCCGGAATCTCGGCGCGTCCGATGGCCTTGTCGATGGCACGGTCGACACGCTCGAGCTTGCGACGAATCAGACTCCACTTCACGTGTATCGAAACCCCCCGACGGTGGATGGTAGCGCCGCCGTTGCGCTGTGGGGCGCTCCGAGGACCGCTCTTCGAAGGCGGAGGCGCGTCGCGCGGCTCGCTGCTCGGGCGGAGACTCAATACTCGAAGTCGTCCCCCGCCGGCCCGCCGATGAAGTCGGCGTCCGGGTCGACGACGAAGCTGCCGCCGGCCTCGGGCTGCGGGGCTTCGTCGCCGCCGAAGCCCGGCGTCTCGGGCAAGCCCATTTCGCTGCGTCGCTGGTCGGTGAGGTCGCTGAACTTCGCGTACTGACCGTCGAATTGGAGTCGGATCGTGCCCGTCGGCCCGTTGCGCTGCTTCGCGATGATCAGCTCGGCCAGACCGTGGTTCTCTTCGGTCGGGTTGTAGACCTCGTCGCGATAGATGAACGCGATGACGTCTGCGTCCTGCTCGATCGCACCCGATTCCCGCAGGTCGCCCATGTTCGGGCGGCGCTTGTCCGGGTCGCGCTGTTCCGGGCCCCGGTTGAGCTGGGAGAGCGCGATCACCGGGACGTCGAGCTCCTTCGCCAGTGCTTTGAGCCCGTGGCTGATCTCGGCGATCTCGAGGTCCTTGCGCTGGGTGGGCGTGTTGCCGTGGGCGAGCTGGAGGTAGTCGACCATCACGAGGTCGAGGCCGTGCTCGGAATGCAGCCGGCGGCACTTCGCCTTGATCTCGAGGATCGTGATCGTGCCGCTGTCGTCCATCCAGATGTTCGCGTTCGACAGCTTGTTCGCTGCCTGCTGGATGCGCTTGTAGGCATCGGCATTGCCGTAGCCCTTGCGGAAGTTGGTGAAGTTGACGCGCGCTTCCGAGGCCAGCAGTCGCAGGATCAGCGAGCGCTTCGTCATCTCGAGCGAGAAGACCGCGACCTTGCGGCTGTGGTCGAGCGCCGCGTTGCGCGCCAGGTTCAACGCCAGGGCGGTCTTTCCCATACTGGGCCGCGCCGCGACGATGATCAGTTCGCCGGGCTGGAGCCCGCCGGTGTCGGCGTCGAGGTCCGAATACCCCGTCGGGACGCCGGTGAGCTCGCCGCTGCTGCGCATCAGCATGTCGACGTGGTCCATCGCGTCGTGGAGGCCCGAGTCGAGGGACGTGAAGGTGGTGCGCGCCTCGGCCTGGCCGAGCTCGAAGATCTTCGACTCGGCGGCGTCGAGGAGCGTCTCAGCGCGGCCGTCCTCCTCGAAGCTGGATTCGGTGATCTCGCTGGCGACGCGGATCAGATTCCGCTTGATCGCCTTGTCGCGGACGATGCGCGCGTGGTGCACGACGTTCGCGGCGGTCGCTTCGTAGTCGGAGAGCTCGGACAGGTAGACGAGACCGCCCACGTGATCGAGCTTCTTCGCCGCGTTCAGGTAGTCCGAGAGCGTGTGCAGATCGACGGGCTCGTTCTCGTCCTGGAGCGCGAGCATTGCCTTGTAGATCTGCTGGTGGGACGGGTGATAGAAGTCGTCCGGCGCCACTTCGTTCAGCACGACGTGGATCGCGGTGTTCTCGATGAGCAGCGCGGACAGGACCGCCTTCTCGGCTTCGAGATCGTGCGGCGGAACGCGTCCGATGTCGGCGCGTGCGTTCGTGCGCGGCTCGACCAGATCCGGTCCGATGGACTCGGCCACGAAAAGTCCCCCCTACCGCTCGGTTCTCGTGCCGAACGGAGAGAGATCTTACCAAGCCTGCTCGCGGGCGGGGGCCGCTATCCCGCGTCGGAAGCGGCGTCTCCGTCGGACGCAGCGTCGGAAGACGCCGTTTCTTCCTGGGCGTCCGCCTCGGCGTCCTCGTCTTGCTCGCGACGGCGCGAGCGGTCGTCGAAGTCCTCGACATCGTCGTCGTCGATGGCGGGACCGCCTTCGCCGATCACCTTGACCGTCAGCTCGGCCGAGAGCTCGCGGAGCAGCTTGACCGTGACCTTGTGCTCGCCGACTTCCTTGATCGGGTCACGCAGGTCGATGCGACGCCGGTCGATCGGAATGCCCGCTTCTTCGACCTTCTCGGCGATGTTGGCGGCCGTCACCGAACCGAAGAGCTTGCCGCCATCGCCAGCACGCGCGCCGATCTGGAGATCGAGGCCCTCGAGCTGCTTCTTCACGGCCTTCAGGCTCGTGAGCTCGCGGGCCGCCTTCTCCTCGGCGATGCGCTTGTTGTGTTCGAGTTCCTGCACCCTGCCGGCCGTCGCGAGGATGGCCTTGCCCTGGGGGAGGAGATAGTTGCGGGCGAACCCGGGCTTCACCTTCACGAGGTCGCCGGCTTCACCGAGGTTGTGGATGGACTCGACCAGGATGAGCTGCACCTGGCTCACGACGTGGTCTCATCTTCGGCCGGGGCGCTCTCGGCGGCCGGCTCGGCAGCGGCTTCCGCCGGTGCCTCTTCAGCGGCCGGAGCCTCCTCGGCAGCGGGCTCGGGAGCGGGTTCGGCGGCGGGCTCGGGAGCCGGCGCTGCTTCCGCAGCCTTCGCGGCGGCGGCGGCCTCTTCGGCGGCCCGGGCGGCTTCCTCGGCGTCTCGGGCAGCCTTCTCGGCGGCGCGCTTGACCCGGTCTTCCTCGAACCCCACGGCTTCGGCGCGGCGGGCATCGAGGTCGGCGACGTCCTCGCTCGCCAGCACGGTCAGGAACCGGAGGATCGAGTCGTCGAGCCGCGCGACGCGCTCGAGCGCAGGCACCACGGCGCCTTCCGACAGGAAGTGCAGCACCTGGTAGTGGCCCTTCTGGAAGTTCTGGATCTCGTAGGCCAGTCGGCGGCGGCCCCAATCCTCGTAGAAGAGCTTCTCCGAGTCGTTCTCGGCGAGGATGCCCTCGAAGCGCTGGTTGATCGCCTCGATCCCCTCGTCGGAAATCTCGGGCTGAACGACGAACGTGAACTCGTACTCGCGCACGATCCCTCCTGGACGGAGCACCGGGGGTGCCGGCTCCGGGCCCGGATGGCCAGCGCGCTGCGCGGGAGGACCGGGCCGAGGAAAAAAGGGGCAGACCTCGCGTCCGCCCCGGGGGCCGAAGGGTTAGCAGAGGTCCAGAGCGGCGTCGACCAGCGCCTGGTGGACGCGGGTCTCGGCGGTGAGCTCCGGGTGGAAGGTCGTGGCCCAGACGTTCCCCTGGCGGATCGCGACCGGGGCACCGTCGACCCGGGCCAGAACCTCGACGCCCTCGCCCGGACGCCGCAGCTGGGGCGCTCGGATGAAGACGCAGCGCATGCCGTCCCAGGGCCCGCCCTCGGCGGGCGCCGCGAACGAGTCGACCTGGGTGCCATACGCGTTGCGGGCGGCCACTACGTCGAGCAGGCCGAGGCTGCGGACCGGGTGGTTTTCGACCTCCCGGGCCAGGAGGACCGCGCCGGCACAGGTGCCGAGTACGGGGCGACCGCTCTCGGCGAAGGCCTGGAGCGGCTCGTAGAGCCCGAGCCGGTCGAGGCCCTTCGAGATGGTGGTGGACTCGCCCCCGGGCAGGATCAGCGCGTCGATCCCGTCGAGGGCCTTCGCGCCACGCACCGGGACGGCTTCGGCCCTGACCCGCGCGACCGCCTGGGCGTGGGCCTCGACGTCGCCCTGGACCGCGAGGATGCCGATGCGTTTCGTCGCTGTTCGCGTCATGTCTCGTCGTTCGTTCGTCCCGGAGATGCCGTGCCGGCGCGGCGGCGCCGAAGCACCGCCGCGCGCAACCGCTACCAGCCCCGGTTCGCCAGCCGCTCGTGCTCGGCGAGGGTTTCCATCTCGATACCGGGCATGGCGTCCTTCAGGCCCCGGCTCGCGGCGAGCACCTCTTCCGGCTCCTGCCAGTGGGTGGTCGCCCGCACGACGGCGCGGGCGCGGGCCGCCGGGTCGTCGCTCTTGAAGATGCCCGATCCGACGAACACGGCCTCGGCGCCCAGCGACATGCAGAGCGCCGCGTCGGCCGGCGTCGCGATGCCGCCCGCCGCGAAGTTGGGGACCGGCAGTCGTCCCTCACGGGCGACGCGGGTCACCAGCTCCACCGGCGCTTGCAGCTCCTTCGCGCGCGTATTCAGCTCTTCGGGTCGCAGCGCACCGAGGGCGCGAATCTCGCCCATCACCGAGCGCAGGTGACGCACGGCTTCCACGATGTTGCCGCTGCCGGCCTCGCCCTTGGTGCGGATCATGGCCGCCCCTTCGCCGATGCGGCGCAGCGCTTCGCCGAGGTTCCGCGCACCACACACGAAGGGCGAGCGGAACTCGTGCTTCGAGACGTGGTGCTCCTCGTCGGCCGGCGTGAGGACTTCGCTCTCGTCGATGAAGTCGACGCCGAGGGTCTCGAGCACGCGGGCTTCGAGCAGGTGGCCGATGCGGACCTTCGCCATCACCGGGATCGACACCGAACGCTGGATGCCCTCGATCACCTCGATGCTGCACATGCGGGCGACGCCGCCTTCCTTGCGAATGTCGGCGGGCACGCGTTCCAGGGCCATCACCGCGGCGGCGCCGGCCTCTTCGGCGATCTTCGCCTGGTCCGGGTTGGTGACGTCCATGATGACGCCTCCCTTGAGCATCTCGGCCAGGCCGACCTTGATCTCGAAGGACTGGGCGTCGCGGCGGTCGTTTCCGCTGCCGTTCTCTTGGGACATGTCGTGTCTCCTGTGGGTGCCTGGGGTCAGGCGTTGGGTTCGTGGAAGGAAGGCCGGTCGTTCAGACCGGTGCGTTCGCGGTGGCATTGCCGCCGCGGCGATGGGCATCGAGGACGCGAGCGAGGCGTTCGACTCCCGCCTCCAGGCGCTTCTCGTCGGCCATCGCGAAGGTGAGGCGCATGCCGCTCGAGCGCCTACCGTCGTGATGGAACTGGGCTCCCGGCGCAAAGAGCACGCCGGCCGCGACCGCGTCGGCGAGCAGGTCGCGGGTGTCGAGG includes these proteins:
- the thiD gene encoding bifunctional hydroxymethylpyrimidine kinase/phosphomethylpyrimidine kinase gives rise to the protein MQKALSIAGSDPTGGAGLQADLQVFRANGVHGMAVVTALTVQDPTKVHQMLPAFPNVVLDQLRALLRSVPPDAVKIGALATDDVARSVDLGMDLLDPEKRTPIVIDPVLFASDGSALLERRAYGTLQDLIGRAHLVTPNLPEAATLTGSDVSTREGVEAAAAALVTGMGAGAALVKGGHRDGSPDDLLALRSGGSVSFHWLDGERVETGPVHGTGCSLASAITALLARGVALPEAVEGGRRFVQKALRNAQEHFLVY
- the mpl gene encoding UDP-N-acetylmuramate:L-alanyl-gamma-D-glutamyl-meso-diaminopimelate ligase, yielding MKNEAPRSVHFVAIGGTGMGSLAGLLHARGLRVTGSDDQLYPPMSTLLEGWGIRVHEGFRAENVAAEDPDLVVIGNAVRPDNPEAKAVLDEGLPYRSFSDALYELAIAGKHSVVVTGTHGKTTTTSLVGSVLMRTGCDPSLLVGGHALDFGGSFREGDGEHFVVEGDEYDTAFFDKTPKFLHYHPQTLVITSVEFDHADIYRDLDHVKDAFRTLLRQMPEDGTVIAAVGHEGVADVVRDARCRVVGYGVGANRSLDYAATDLEATEEGTRFQLRRPGQPGTASLVPLYGDHNLENAVAAVAVATELGVPFEGAMAALMGFRGVRRRLEVRGEAAGVTVLDDFAHHPTAVAATLTAVRARYPGRRIVAIFEPRTNTSRRKVFQQQYAEAFDAADRIVIREVPDTPIYSATGEVTEKFSAAQLAADLEDRELVAEAISDVDAIVDHVVAEAAPGDVAVVMSNGAFDGIWEKLLAALEA
- a CDS encoding serine hydrolase domain-containing protein, which gives rise to MKWSLIRRKLERVDRAIDKAIGRAEIPGAVVLARMPREGEVIEHVSVRGLAVVRPERIPMSRETIFDLASLTKPLVTTTTLMQLVHEGSVDLDAPVAKFLPTFAERDKEAVTIRHLLTHSAGLKPWRAFHELLVEREQKTGERWLGTATGREFVIERIVRSGLVHEPGAAAVYGDLDFITLGAVVEAVTQQRLDDVFRECVAEPLGLSDTFFIPLEEGSELPDPLRRRVAATENCAWRERILWGEVHDPNAWSMGGVAGHAGLFAPADAVMRFAQAWLDVWHGRSDVLPQEAVRAFSERQQLPKGSDWALGWDTPTEGQSSSGKHFSVQSIGHLGFTGTSLWIDLEREAIIVMLTNRVHQVAKKSRFELRPIVHDLIMEGFLAE
- the dnaB gene encoding replicative DNA helicase, giving the protein MAESIGPDLVEPRTNARADIGRVPPHDLEAEKAVLSALLIENTAIHVVLNEVAPDDFYHPSHQQIYKAMLALQDENEPVDLHTLSDYLNAAKKLDHVGGLVYLSELSDYEATAANVVHHARIVRDKAIKRNLIRVASEITESSFEEDGRAETLLDAAESKIFELGQAEARTTFTSLDSGLHDAMDHVDMLMRSSGELTGVPTGYSDLDADTGGLQPGELIIVAARPSMGKTALALNLARNAALDHSRKVAVFSLEMTKRSLILRLLASEARVNFTNFRKGYGNADAYKRIQQAANKLSNANIWMDDSGTITILEIKAKCRRLHSEHGLDLVMVDYLQLAHGNTPTQRKDLEIAEISHGLKALAKELDVPVIALSQLNRGPEQRDPDKRRPNMGDLRESGAIEQDADVIAFIYRDEVYNPTEENHGLAELIIAKQRNGPTGTIRLQFDGQYAKFSDLTDQRRSEMGLPETPGFGGDEAPQPEAGGSFVVDPDADFIGGPAGDDFEY
- the rplI gene encoding 50S ribosomal protein L9, which codes for MSQVQLILVESIHNLGEAGDLVKVKPGFARNYLLPQGKAILATAGRVQELEHNKRIAEEKAARELTSLKAVKKQLEGLDLQIGARAGDGGKLFGSVTAANIAEKVEEAGIPIDRRRIDLRDPIKEVGEHKVTVKLLRELSAELTVKVIGEGGPAIDDDDVEDFDDRSRRREQDEDAEADAQEETASSDAASDGDAASDAG
- the rpsF gene encoding 30S ribosomal protein S6, whose amino-acid sequence is MREYEFTFVVQPEISDEGIEAINQRFEGILAENDSEKLFYEDWGRRRLAYEIQNFQKGHYQVLHFLSEGAVVPALERVARLDDSILRFLTVLASEDVADLDARRAEAVGFEEDRVKRAAEKAARDAEEAARAAEEAAAAAKAAEAAPAPEPAAEPAPEPAAEEAPAAEEAPAEAAAEPAAESAPAEDETTS
- the pdxT gene encoding pyridoxal 5'-phosphate synthase glutaminase subunit PdxT; amino-acid sequence: MTRTATKRIGILAVQGDVEAHAQAVARVRAEAVPVRGAKALDGIDALILPGGESTTISKGLDRLGLYEPLQAFAESGRPVLGTCAGAVLLAREVENHPVRSLGLLDVVAARNAYGTQVDSFAAPAEGGPWDGMRCVFIRAPQLRRPGEGVEVLARVDGAPVAIRQGNVWATTFHPELTAETRVHQALVDAALDLC
- the pdxS gene encoding pyridoxal 5'-phosphate synthase lyase subunit PdxS, whose translation is MSQENGSGNDRRDAQSFEIKVGLAEMLKGGVIMDVTNPDQAKIAEEAGAAAVMALERVPADIRKEGGVARMCSIEVIEGIQRSVSIPVMAKVRIGHLLEARVLETLGVDFIDESEVLTPADEEHHVSKHEFRSPFVCGARNLGEALRRIGEGAAMIRTKGEAGSGNIVEAVRHLRSVMGEIRALGALRPEELNTRAKELQAPVELVTRVAREGRLPVPNFAAGGIATPADAALCMSLGAEAVFVGSGIFKSDDPAARARAVVRATTHWQEPEEVLAASRGLKDAMPGIEMETLAEHERLANRGW